CCCCTGACCGGCGCCGAAACGCAGAGAACCGTCGCTCTCGAGCAGCGCCCCGCCGCTCCGCCGAAGCCCGTCGAAACCAGTATCGAATTTTTTTGATGGCGAGGATTTTCATATGACATTTACCCAGATGATGGAGCCGCCCGCGCCTGTCGAAGCGCTGAGCGACATCCTGATGCGCATCGTGTCCGAACTGCACGATGTCGCCTATCTCATCGAGCGCATCGAGCCGCAGCTTCTCGAAATCGGCGGCGCCGAAATCCTGAATTCGCCGGATGCCATGAAGGTCATGCAGGGCATCGATCTGGCCGTGCAGAAATCGCGCGGCCTTGCCGAATTTATCGACACCATCACCGGCGAAATCCCGCACGGCTGGGCAGTCGACGTCGCAACCGCGCTCAGCCTCGTCAAGCTGGCCGAGATGCAGAAGGCATTGGGCGGCGCCACACGCCACGGCCACTCCCAGCCACTGAGCAAGGCAGCCGGCGACTTCGACTTCTTCTAGAACGTCTCCGTTTTCTCCTTGTTCTTGCGCAATTCCGGACGCAAAACCGCGGCGCACTTTTGCTGGAATTACTTTAGGCCTTTTCGCTCCCGCACGCTCTCACGAAACGCTCGCACAAGTTTCGCCGACTATTCGTCTGATGAGGCAATAAGCCTGCTTTGTCTTTGACGGATCGTGCGAGAACAGAATGAATCTGTTAAATCAATTAGTTCAGATCTTTAAGAACTTCGGTTCCCTTGGCCGAACACGCCTGATGATTCTTGGAGGCGTCGGTGCCGTTTCCATTGCAATCGTCCTTGCGGCCGCTCTTTTCGTCAACAAGCCGGCACAGGAAACCCTCTATGTCGGTCTGGATTCGCCGGATCTCAATCAGATCAGCATGGCGCTTGCCGAAGCCAACATCAATTTCCAGGTCGGCACGGACGGCTCCAGCATCAGCGTCCCCGCGGGGATGACGGGCAAGGCCCGCCTGATGCTTGCCGAGCGCGGCCTGCCGAACAGCGCCAATGCCGGTTACGAACTCTTCGACAATGTCGGCTCCCTCGGCCTGACCTCCTTCATGCAGGAGGTGACGCGGGTTCGAGCGCTGGAAGGCGAAATCGCCCGCACCATCCAGTCGATCTCGGGCATCACCGCCGCACGTGTCCATATCGTCATGCCGGAGGTCGGAAACTTCCGCAAGGCGGAGCAGAAACCGACCGCCTCCGTCATGATTCGCGCAAGCGCTACCACCGGGCGCAGCGCAGCGACCTCGATCCGCCACCTCGTCGCCTCGGCCGTGCCGGGGCTTGACGTCGATGACGTGACCATCCTCGATTCCGCCGGCCAGCTGCTCGCGTCCGGCGACGAGGCGAGCAACAGCTCGCTGAACCGCTCGCTCAACATCGTCCAGAACGTCCAGCAGGAAGTCGAATCCAACATCGACAAGGCGCTGGCACCCTTCCTCGGCATGGACAACTTCCGCTCCAGCGTCACCGCCGATCTCAACACCGACGCCCAGCAGATCCAGGAAACGACCTACGATCCCGAATCCAAGGTCGAACGCTCGGTCCGCTCGACGAAGGAAGCCCAGCAGTCGCAGCAGAAGCAGTCCGACAGCGCGACGACGGTCGAGCAGAACATTCCGCAGGCAGCGCCCGAAGCCGGCGGTTCCGCCGGGCCTGAATCGCAGGACAAGTCCGACAAGCGCGAAGAGCAGACCAACTACGAAATCAACAGCAAGACGACGGCGACGACCCGCAACAGCTATAAGGTCGAAAAGCTTTCGATTGCCGTGGTGGTCAACAAGGGCCGCATCGCCAAGATGGTCGGCGAGCCCGCCGACCAGACCAAGGTCGACGCCTATCTTGCCGAAATGCAGAAGATCGTCGCTTCGGCGGCCGGCATCGACGCCAAGCGCGGCGACGTCGTCACCGTCACGGCCATGGACTTCCTCGAAAATCAGCTGCTCGAAGACGCCACCGGTGGTGTCCGCGTCATGGATATGCTGAGCCGCAATCTTGCCGGCATCATCAACTCGCTCGCCTTTGTCGCGGTCGCCTTCGTGGTGGTCTGGATGGGCCTGCGGCCTCTGGTGCGCAGCGTCAGCGGTAACGGCAGCTCCGCGGCTTTCGGCGACGCGACGCCAGAAGCAGCCGGCCTCGAGCTTCCGGACTTCGCGCCTGCATCGGGCGCGCCCGGAGGCGCTCTCATGGACGGCTTCGGGTCCGACTTCGGCTTCGACAGTACCGAGGACCTGCTCAGCCTCGGCGACGACGATGGAAACTTCAATCGGCGCGTCAAGGAAGGCCCGGAACGCAAGCTTTCCCGTATGGTCGAGATCAACGAGGAACGCGCCGCGAAAATCCTCAGGAAATGGGCGATCGACGAAGCAGCGTAAAACAAAGGCCGGGCAACCGGCCTTTTTTCATGTCGGTACCGAAGCTTGATTCCCTAACCGCTGTTTGCTGAAAAGCCGTGACTGGAGATGCGAGAGACCCGCCATGACAATCACGGTCGGGAATTCGAATAAGACGATAGACCCGACCAGTGAAATGCGGCTGTAGCGCGACATGATGAGATGGATTCGCGTAAAACGCGAAGCAAGTTGCGATGCCGCCAGAATCACCTTAGCCTCCCTGTATCTTGA
This Rhizobium brockwellii DNA region includes the following protein-coding sequences:
- the cheT gene encoding chemotaxis protein CheT, with amino-acid sequence MTFTQMMEPPAPVEALSDILMRIVSELHDVAYLIERIEPQLLEIGGAEILNSPDAMKVMQGIDLAVQKSRGLAEFIDTITGEIPHGWAVDVATALSLVKLAEMQKALGGATRHGHSQPLSKAAGDFDFF
- the fliF gene encoding flagellar basal-body MS-ring/collar protein FliF encodes the protein MNLLNQLVQIFKNFGSLGRTRLMILGGVGAVSIAIVLAAALFVNKPAQETLYVGLDSPDLNQISMALAEANINFQVGTDGSSISVPAGMTGKARLMLAERGLPNSANAGYELFDNVGSLGLTSFMQEVTRVRALEGEIARTIQSISGITAARVHIVMPEVGNFRKAEQKPTASVMIRASATTGRSAATSIRHLVASAVPGLDVDDVTILDSAGQLLASGDEASNSSLNRSLNIVQNVQQEVESNIDKALAPFLGMDNFRSSVTADLNTDAQQIQETTYDPESKVERSVRSTKEAQQSQQKQSDSATTVEQNIPQAAPEAGGSAGPESQDKSDKREEQTNYEINSKTTATTRNSYKVEKLSIAVVVNKGRIAKMVGEPADQTKVDAYLAEMQKIVASAAGIDAKRGDVVTVTAMDFLENQLLEDATGGVRVMDMLSRNLAGIINSLAFVAVAFVVVWMGLRPLVRSVSGNGSSAAFGDATPEAAGLELPDFAPASGAPGGALMDGFGSDFGFDSTEDLLSLGDDDGNFNRRVKEGPERKLSRMVEINEERAAKILRKWAIDEAA